In Streptomyces chartreusis NRRL 3882, the following are encoded in one genomic region:
- a CDS encoding ArsR/SmtB family transcription factor — protein sequence MELEQRVADLERRLAALEGAQRTGPRLDGGDFWALNGLKEQLSETGATDGGVLYTGSVRLPTGEEYAWQLGALTENLLEGDWTAAAESFAALGHPVRLRLLREILGGRRTAAELAELDEVGTTGQIYHHLRQLTGTGWLHTTGRGRHEVPPGRVVPLLVALATARP from the coding sequence GTGGAACTCGAACAACGCGTCGCCGACCTGGAGCGCCGACTGGCGGCACTGGAAGGCGCCCAGCGCACCGGACCTCGTCTGGACGGCGGCGACTTCTGGGCCCTGAACGGGCTGAAGGAGCAACTGTCCGAGACAGGGGCCACCGACGGAGGCGTCCTGTACACCGGCTCCGTGCGGCTGCCGACGGGTGAGGAGTACGCCTGGCAGCTGGGCGCCCTCACGGAAAACCTGCTGGAGGGCGACTGGACGGCGGCCGCCGAGTCGTTCGCGGCCCTCGGCCACCCGGTCCGGCTCCGGCTGCTGCGCGAGATCCTCGGCGGTCGGCGCACCGCGGCGGAACTCGCCGAGCTGGACGAGGTCGGCACGACCGGCCAGATCTACCACCACCTGCGCCAGCTCACCGGCACCGGCTGGCTGCACACGACCGGCCGGGGCCGCCACGAGGTGCCGCCGGGGCGGGTCGTACCGCTGCTGGTGGCGCTGGCGACGGCCCGTCCGTAG
- a CDS encoding M23 family metallopeptidase — translation MSARKLGMVAFRGLQLAFIALVVAHICFDWGYHALWNCLPLVLAYVVVTVANRWGGAPDSPRAAREPVEVDPPVTGRWSALNSPADRTPSHGVHAHGQTYAIDILAEPEPGARPAFRWLWPLARRPQDFPAFGAPILAVADATVVRAADGQRDHLSRTSLPGLLYLLLVEGSVRELAGTGRILGNHLVLDLGNGTHAAYAHLQRGSLTVREGDRVRAGQPIARCGNSGNSSEPHLHFQLMDGPDPDAARGAPFTWRGIGVPRNGEIFEAPPAAVALG, via the coding sequence ATGTCCGCACGCAAGCTCGGCATGGTGGCTTTCCGGGGGCTGCAGCTGGCCTTCATCGCATTGGTGGTCGCGCACATCTGCTTCGACTGGGGCTACCACGCCCTGTGGAACTGCCTGCCGCTGGTCCTGGCGTACGTCGTCGTCACCGTCGCCAACCGGTGGGGCGGTGCCCCGGACAGCCCCCGGGCGGCCCGCGAGCCCGTCGAGGTCGATCCGCCGGTCACCGGCCGCTGGTCCGCGCTGAACAGCCCGGCCGACCGCACCCCGAGCCACGGCGTCCACGCCCACGGTCAGACATACGCGATCGACATCCTCGCCGAGCCCGAGCCGGGCGCCCGCCCCGCCTTCCGGTGGCTGTGGCCGCTCGCCCGCCGCCCCCAGGACTTCCCGGCCTTCGGCGCCCCGATCCTCGCGGTCGCCGACGCCACGGTCGTCCGGGCCGCCGACGGGCAGCGCGACCACCTGAGCCGCACCTCCCTGCCGGGGTTGCTGTACCTGCTGCTCGTTGAGGGCTCGGTGCGCGAGCTGGCCGGCACCGGGCGCATCCTCGGCAACCACCTCGTCCTCGACCTCGGCAACGGCACCCACGCCGCCTACGCCCATCTCCAGCGCGGCTCCCTCACCGTCCGCGAGGGCGACCGCGTCCGCGCCGGGCAGCCGATCGCCCGCTGCGGCAACTCGGGCAACTCCTCCGAGCCGCACCTGCACTTCCAGCTGATGGACGGCCCGGACCCGGACGCGGCCCGGGGCGCGCCCTTCACCTGGCGCGGAATCGGCGTGCCGCGCAACGGAGAGATCTTCGAGGCGCCGCCGGCGGCCGTCGCTCTAGGCTGA
- a CDS encoding maleylpyruvate isomerase family mycothiol-dependent enzyme yields MPPAKKRTRSYDPVKIQAAVFAQFGNVRQAVRTLTPEQLDLPTRLGDWTVRELAAHVTMAVETVSRNLDRDEPAKPELGLLDWPFATAVRAADIDDGTRQLAEANPDLDTLYDRTEERLAEKLAAAPGTRVLAARTGAMTLADYLVTRTVELVVHTDDLNAAVPGLDIPYDRQALAACTRLLADALAVKAPGGSTEVRVPPYAVVQCVEGPRHTRGTPPNVVETDPLTWIRLATGRVSWAQALEDAKVSASGERADLSAHLPLMT; encoded by the coding sequence ATGCCTCCGGCCAAGAAGCGCACCCGCAGCTACGATCCCGTCAAGATCCAGGCGGCCGTGTTCGCCCAGTTCGGGAACGTGCGGCAGGCCGTCCGCACCCTCACCCCCGAGCAGCTCGACCTGCCGACCAGGCTCGGTGACTGGACGGTCCGGGAGCTGGCGGCCCACGTGACCATGGCCGTGGAGACCGTCAGCCGCAACCTCGACCGCGACGAGCCGGCGAAACCGGAACTCGGCCTCCTCGACTGGCCCTTCGCCACCGCCGTCCGAGCCGCCGACATCGACGACGGCACCCGGCAGCTCGCCGAGGCCAACCCCGACCTCGACACCCTGTACGACAGGACCGAGGAGCGCCTCGCCGAGAAGCTCGCGGCCGCCCCCGGCACCCGCGTCCTCGCCGCGCGCACCGGCGCCATGACCCTCGCCGACTACCTCGTCACCCGCACCGTCGAACTCGTCGTCCACACCGACGACCTCAACGCCGCCGTCCCCGGCCTGGACATCCCCTACGACCGTCAGGCCCTGGCCGCCTGCACCCGGCTGCTGGCCGACGCGCTCGCCGTGAAGGCCCCCGGCGGCTCGACGGAGGTGCGGGTGCCGCCGTACGCGGTGGTGCAGTGCGTGGAGGGGCCCCGGCACACCCGCGGCACGCCGCCCAACGTCGTCGAGACGGACCCGCTGACCTGGATCCGGCTCGCGACCGGGCGGGTGTCCTGGGCGCAGGCTCTGGAGGACGCCAAGGTCAGCGCGAGCGGGGAGCGGGCGGATCTGTCGGCCCACCTGCCCCTGATGACATAA
- a CDS encoding META domain-containing protein has product MDRQKQRMTLTAAAMLVPLMAACGNEKAGSGSGSVGAEKPVTVTGVRWSVDSVTADGKTQKAPTGAHVTIDKGRAEGSLGCNKFGAEATVDGDRVKLGMTRSTQMACENTPVEFEETLARTLSGREFEARMDGDRLTLTTGQGDTVRLTKAKDAPLSGTKWTVTTPETDGRAHLTFDAKKGTVSGSLGCNKVNAEATVRDGDITLGPPSTTRMMCEDSLMSDEKALLRLFDGKLKYGVDHQTLTLTSENGTSVRAVAER; this is encoded by the coding sequence ATGGACAGGCAGAAGCAGCGCATGACCCTGACGGCCGCCGCCATGCTCGTCCCGCTCATGGCGGCCTGCGGCAACGAGAAGGCGGGCAGCGGCAGCGGTTCGGTCGGTGCCGAGAAGCCGGTGACGGTGACAGGCGTGCGGTGGAGCGTGGACAGCGTCACCGCCGACGGAAAGACCCAGAAGGCCCCCACCGGCGCCCACGTGACCATCGACAAGGGCCGGGCCGAGGGCAGTCTCGGCTGCAACAAGTTCGGCGCCGAGGCCACCGTCGACGGCGACCGCGTCAAGCTCGGCATGACCAGGTCCACCCAGATGGCCTGCGAGAACACGCCCGTGGAGTTCGAGGAGACCCTCGCCCGCACGCTCTCCGGCCGGGAGTTCGAGGCCCGGATGGACGGCGACCGCCTCACCCTCACCACCGGCCAGGGCGACACCGTCCGCCTGACCAAGGCGAAGGACGCCCCGCTGAGCGGCACCAAGTGGACCGTCACGACCCCGGAAACCGACGGCCGCGCCCACCTCACCTTCGACGCGAAGAAGGGCACGGTCTCCGGCAGCCTCGGCTGCAACAAGGTGAACGCCGAGGCCACCGTCCGCGACGGCGATATCACCCTCGGCCCCCCGTCCACGACCCGAATGATGTGCGAAGACTCACTCATGTCCGACGAGAAGGCCCTGCTGCGACTTTTCGACGGGAAGCTGAAGTACGGAGTCGATCACCAAACCCTGACGCTGACCAGCGAAAACGGTACGAGTGTGCGAGCCGTCGCCGAGCGGTGA
- the purF gene encoding amidophosphoribosyltransferase, translated as MPRGDGRLNHDLLPGEKGPQDACGVFGVWAPGEEVAKLTYFGLYALQHRGQESAGIAVSNGSQILVFKDMGLVSQVFDETSLGSLQGHIAVGHARYSTTGASVWENAQPTFRATGHGSIALGHNGNLVNTAQLAEMVADLPKQEGGRTPRVAATNDTDLLTALLAAQVDEDGKPLTIEEAAHSVLPQVKGAFSLVFMDEHTLYAARDPQGIRPLVLGRLERGWVVASESAALDICGASYVREIEPGEFVAIDENGLRTSRFAEAKPKGCVFEYVYLARPDTDIAGRNVYLSRVEMGRRLAKESPVEADLVIATPESGTPAAIGYAEASGIPFGAGLVKNAYVGRTFIQPSQTIRQLGIRLKLNPLKEVIKGKRLVVVDDSIVRGNTQRALVRMLREAGAAEVHIRISSPPVKWPCFFGIDFATRAELIANGMTIEEIGTSLGADSLAYISIDGMIEATTIAKPNLCRACFDGEYPMDLPDPELLGKQLLETELAAGPAATAAADAIRRP; from the coding sequence GTGCCACGTGGTGACGGACGACTCAACCACGACCTGCTCCCCGGTGAGAAGGGCCCCCAGGACGCTTGTGGCGTCTTCGGTGTCTGGGCTCCGGGCGAAGAGGTCGCCAAGCTCACGTACTTCGGGCTCTACGCCCTCCAGCATCGAGGCCAGGAATCCGCGGGAATCGCGGTCAGCAACGGCTCACAGATCCTCGTCTTCAAGGACATGGGCCTGGTCTCCCAGGTCTTCGACGAGACCTCACTCGGTTCGCTCCAGGGTCACATCGCGGTCGGTCACGCCCGCTACTCGACCACCGGCGCCTCCGTGTGGGAGAACGCCCAGCCGACCTTCCGCGCGACCGGACACGGCTCCATCGCGCTCGGTCACAACGGCAACCTCGTCAACACCGCCCAGCTCGCCGAGATGGTCGCCGACCTGCCCAAGCAGGAAGGCGGCCGTACGCCGCGCGTCGCGGCCACCAACGACACGGACCTGCTCACCGCGCTCCTCGCGGCCCAGGTCGACGAGGACGGCAAGCCGCTGACCATCGAGGAGGCCGCGCACAGCGTCCTCCCGCAGGTCAAGGGCGCCTTCTCGCTCGTCTTCATGGACGAGCACACCCTGTACGCGGCCCGCGACCCGCAGGGCATCCGCCCCCTGGTCCTCGGCCGGCTGGAGCGCGGCTGGGTCGTGGCCTCCGAGTCCGCGGCCCTCGACATCTGCGGCGCCTCCTACGTCCGCGAGATAGAGCCGGGCGAGTTCGTCGCCATCGACGAGAACGGCCTGCGCACGTCCCGGTTCGCGGAAGCGAAGCCCAAGGGCTGTGTCTTCGAGTACGTGTACCTGGCCCGTCCCGACACCGACATCGCCGGCCGGAACGTCTACCTCTCCCGCGTGGAGATGGGCCGCCGCCTGGCGAAGGAGTCCCCGGTCGAGGCCGACCTGGTGATAGCGACCCCGGAGTCCGGCACCCCGGCGGCCATCGGTTATGCCGAGGCCTCCGGCATCCCCTTCGGCGCCGGCCTGGTGAAGAACGCCTACGTCGGCCGTACGTTCATCCAGCCCTCGCAGACCATCCGACAGCTGGGCATCCGCCTGAAGCTGAACCCGCTGAAGGAAGTCATCAAGGGCAAGCGCCTGGTCGTCGTCGACGACTCGATCGTGCGCGGCAACACCCAGCGGGCCCTGGTCCGCATGCTCCGCGAGGCGGGCGCCGCCGAGGTCCACATCCGGATCTCCTCGCCGCCCGTGAAGTGGCCCTGCTTCTTCGGCATCGACTTCGCCACCCGCGCCGAGCTCATCGCCAACGGCATGACGATCGAGGAGATCGGCACCTCCCTGGGCGCCGACTCCCTGGCCTACATCTCCATCGACGGCATGATCGAGGCGACCACCATCGCCAAGCCGAACCTGTGCCGCGCCTGCTTCGACGGCGAGTACCCGATGGATCTCCCGGACCCCGAGCTGCTCGGCAAGCAGCTCCTGGAGACGGAGCTGGCCGCCGGCCCGGCCGCCACGGCCGCCGCCGACGCGATCCGCCGCCCGTAG
- the purM gene encoding phosphoribosylformylglycinamidine cyclo-ligase, which yields MSETTGASYAAAGVDIEAGDRAVELMKEWVKKAQRPEVLGGLGGFAGLFDASALKNYERPLLASATDGVGTKVDIARRLGVYDTIGHDLVAMVMDDIVVCGAEPLFMTDYICVGKVHPERVAAIVKGIAEGCVLAGCALVGGETAEHPGLLGEDDFDVAGAGTGVVEADRLLGADRIRTGDAVIAMASSGLHSNGYSLVRHVLLDQAGLALDTHVDELGRTLGEELLEPTKIYSLDCLALMRTTEVHAFSHVTGGGLAANLARVIPDDLHAIVDRSTWTPAPIFDLVGTTGQVERLELEKTLNMGVGMIAIVPQESTDVALATLADRGVDAWVAGEITDRGEHTTGAALIGDYAG from the coding sequence ATGTCTGAGACAACTGGTGCCAGCTACGCAGCCGCGGGCGTCGACATCGAAGCGGGCGACCGCGCCGTCGAGCTGATGAAGGAGTGGGTGAAGAAGGCCCAGCGCCCCGAGGTCCTCGGCGGCCTCGGCGGCTTCGCCGGCCTCTTCGACGCCTCCGCCCTGAAGAACTACGAGCGGCCCCTGCTCGCCTCCGCCACGGACGGCGTCGGCACCAAGGTCGACATCGCCCGCCGGCTGGGCGTCTACGACACGATCGGCCACGACCTGGTCGCCATGGTCATGGACGACATCGTGGTGTGTGGCGCCGAGCCGCTGTTCATGACCGACTACATCTGCGTCGGCAAGGTCCACCCCGAGCGCGTCGCAGCCATCGTCAAGGGCATCGCCGAGGGCTGTGTGCTGGCCGGCTGCGCCCTGGTCGGCGGCGAGACGGCCGAGCACCCGGGCCTGCTGGGCGAGGACGACTTCGACGTCGCCGGCGCCGGTACGGGCGTCGTGGAGGCCGACCGGCTGCTCGGCGCGGATCGTATCCGGACGGGTGACGCGGTGATCGCCATGGCGTCCTCCGGTCTTCACTCGAACGGGTACTCCCTCGTCCGGCACGTCCTGCTCGACCAGGCCGGCCTCGCGCTGGACACCCACGTCGACGAGCTCGGCCGCACCCTCGGCGAGGAACTGCTGGAGCCGACGAAGATCTACTCGCTGGACTGCCTGGCCCTGATGCGCACCACCGAGGTGCACGCCTTCAGCCACGTCACCGGCGGCGGACTCGCGGCGAACCTGGCCCGGGTCATCCCGGACGACCTGCACGCGATCGTCGACCGCTCCACCTGGACCCCGGCCCCGATCTTCGACCTCGTCGGCACGACGGGTCAGGTCGAGCGCCTGGAGCTGGAGAAGACCCTGAACATGGGCGTCGGCATGATCGCGATCGTGCCGCAGGAGTCCACGGACGTGGCCCTGGCGACCCTGGCCGACCGTGGTGTGGACGCCTGGGTGGCCGGAGAGATCACGGACAGGGGCGAGCACACCACTGGTGCCGCCCTGATCGGTGACTACGCCGGCTGA
- a CDS encoding DUF3073 domain-containing protein: MGRGRAKAKQTKVARQLKYNSGGTDLSRLAEELGASPSNPQPPNGGPFEDDDQDDDLYARYADLYEDDDEDEDTQSSQHRRGA, translated from the coding sequence ATGGGGCGCGGCCGGGCCAAGGCCAAGCAGACGAAGGTCGCCCGCCAGCTGAAGTACAACAGCGGTGGGACTGACCTCTCACGCCTGGCCGAGGAGCTGGGTGCATCGCCTTCGAATCCGCAGCCGCCTAACGGCGGGCCGTTCGAGGACGATGATCAGGACGACGACCTGTACGCACGGTACGCCGACCTCTACGAGGACGACGACGAGGACGAGGACACCCAGTCCTCGCAGCATCGTCGCGGCGCTTGA
- a CDS encoding Leu/Phe/Val dehydrogenase, with protein sequence MTDVTGAPADVLHTLFHSDQGGHEQVVLCQDRASGLKAVIAIHSTALGPALGGTRFYPYANEAEAVADALNLARGMSYKNAMAGLDHGGGKAVIIGDPERIKSEELLLAYGRFVASLGGRYVTACDVGTYVADMDVVARECRWTTGRSPENGGAGDSSVLTAYGVYQGMRASAQHLWGDPSLRAKRVGIAGVGKVGHHLVEHLVKEGAEVFVTDVREDAVRRITERHRDVMAVKDTDELIRIDGLGIYAPCALGGALDDDTVPVLTAEVVCGAANNQLAHPGVEKDLADRGILYAPDYVVNAGGVIQVADELHGFDFERCKAKAAKIFDTTLAIFARAKEDGIPPAAAADRIAEQRMHDAAAARRAR encoded by the coding sequence GTGACCGACGTAACCGGCGCACCTGCTGATGTACTGCACACCCTGTTCCACTCGGACCAGGGGGGTCATGAGCAAGTCGTGCTCTGTCAGGACCGCGCGAGCGGCCTCAAGGCCGTCATCGCCATCCACTCCACCGCCCTGGGCCCCGCGCTCGGCGGTACGCGCTTCTACCCGTACGCGAACGAGGCCGAGGCGGTCGCCGACGCGCTGAACCTCGCCCGCGGGATGTCGTACAAGAACGCCATGGCCGGTCTCGACCACGGCGGCGGCAAGGCCGTGATCATCGGCGACCCGGAGCGGATCAAGAGCGAGGAGCTGCTCCTCGCCTACGGCCGGTTCGTCGCCTCCCTCGGCGGGCGCTACGTCACCGCCTGCGACGTCGGCACGTACGTCGCCGACATGGACGTGGTGGCCCGCGAGTGCCGCTGGACCACCGGCCGCTCCCCGGAGAACGGCGGCGCCGGGGACTCCTCCGTCCTCACCGCCTACGGCGTCTACCAGGGCATGCGGGCCTCCGCGCAGCACCTGTGGGGCGACCCGTCGCTGCGCGCGAAGCGGGTCGGCATCGCCGGCGTCGGCAAGGTCGGCCACCACCTGGTGGAGCACCTCGTGAAGGAGGGCGCCGAGGTCTTCGTCACTGACGTGCGCGAGGACGCCGTACGGCGGATCACCGAGCGGCACCGGGACGTCATGGCCGTGAAGGACACCGACGAGCTGATCCGCATCGACGGGCTGGGCATCTACGCCCCCTGCGCGCTGGGTGGGGCACTGGACGACGACACCGTGCCGGTGCTGACCGCCGAGGTGGTCTGCGGCGCGGCCAACAACCAGCTCGCCCACCCGGGCGTGGAGAAGGACCTCGCCGACCGCGGGATCCTCTACGCGCCGGACTACGTGGTGAACGCCGGCGGTGTCATCCAGGTGGCCGACGAACTGCACGGCTTCGACTTCGAGCGGTGCAAGGCGAAGGCGGCGAAGATCTTCGACACCACGCTGGCCATATTCGCACGTGCGAAGGAGGACGGTATTCCGCCGGCTGCCGCGGCCGACCGGATCGCCGAGCAGCGCATGCACGACGCGGCAGCGGCCCGCCGGGCGCGCTGA
- the bldC gene encoding developmental transcriptional regulator BldC: MTARTPDAEPLLTPAEVATMFRVDPKTVTRWAKAGKLTSIRTLGGHRRYREAEVRALLAGIPQQRSEA; the protein is encoded by the coding sequence ATGACCGCTCGCACCCCTGATGCCGAGCCGCTGCTGACCCCGGCTGAGGTCGCCACCATGTTCCGCGTCGACCCCAAGACGGTCACGCGGTGGGCGAAGGCCGGCAAGCTCACGTCGATCCGCACGCTCGGCGGGCATCGCCGCTACCGCGAGGCAGAGGTCCGCGCTCTGCTCGCGGGCATTCCGCAGCAGCGCAGCGAGGCCTGA
- a CDS encoding DUF6274 family protein: MAASARHETRALLRAHLAAASSYRHLTRHCPICHHLLRLAMESAQTAPRTAQTSQEPVENESPARA, from the coding sequence ATGGCGGCATCGGCTAGGCACGAGACGCGGGCCCTGCTCCGTGCACACCTGGCGGCCGCGTCGTCGTACCGGCATCTCACTCGCCACTGTCCGATCTGCCATCACCTGCTGCGGCTGGCGATGGAGTCCGCCCAGACCGCTCCACGCACCGCCCAGACCTCCCAGGAGCCCGTCGAGAACGAGAGTCCGGCGCGAGCCTGA